One genomic window of Centroberyx gerrardi isolate f3 chromosome 15, fCenGer3.hap1.cur.20231027, whole genome shotgun sequence includes the following:
- the LOC139913784 gene encoding serine protease FAM111A-like — MAEGHSKLTINPASSKVTVKKEEDDGDSRVGHLHHFRFKLSNALNDYSITCDRPCTVLDALKTSEKYPEKYLDENIVIQLGKEEREIAVATHFPCCLIGTEVLLVILCESEKVEEAKRQEIASQSSYVAFYIDREGGKNAKSKPLFISNVIKQFKYLCVYAERGITVEEALKRDGRFMNNLGKFTLSDNADSKCHTERTQLVDNLDGKKFRICLPRGKRGADSKGLLGSKRAKFIVSEVKKENLQANQAVSHDSQHNDDKSEAKPISDVVQQRGRSVNSSINIDHAEISSLLRQQFPDLKQWMESRFPGDSYQKALDLRKEDFGKIQQSFSEVHRVRKLLELGQSVCKVVVEEVCQGTGFILFDNFILTNAHLFKDCVVQDGDKWQVTTDVYAVFNYENPSGRDSYWVKVKETIIACNYHARGHELDYAILELDPDTQTAAPQTKQKPELPPGLLKICGPVPVNGEACIVGHPAGDLKKLDPTCIIEKEKREEAVDKYLETSKDSLLTFCSITQLIKNQGIENIMQGGAKVDQVVTYNTFMYHGSSGSPVFDAHGRVFGLHTAGCVYGFLKHEQSVIEYAHPLIAIFKTFVIQLKESKNDKLLEKVKEEVKNNLYLKKPLKEALESVSDVKPTDTVEQMETS; from the exons ATGGCAGAGGGACACAGCAAACTCACG ATCAATCCTGCATCCAGTAAAGTGACagtgaagaaggaggaggatgatggtgATTCCAGG GTGGGACATCTTCATCATTTCAGATTTAAACTGAGCAACGCTCTCAATGACTACAGCATTACCTGTGATCGTCCTTGTACAGTCCTGGACGCACTAAAAACCAGTGAAAAATATCCGGAAAAATATCTAGATGAAAACATTGTAATTCAGTTGGgtaaagaagagagggaaattgCTGTTGCAACACATTTTCCTTGCTGTTTGATTGGGACTGAGGTGTTGCTGGTCATATTGTGTGAATCAGAAAAGGTAGAAGAAGCTAAACGTCAAGAAATAGCTTCACAGAGCAGTTACGTTGCATTCTACATtgatagagagggaggaaaaaacgCCAAATCAAAGCCACTGTTTATAAGTAACGTTATCAAACAGTTTAAGTATCTCTGCGTCTATGCAGAGAGGGGGATCACTGTGGAAGAAGCTCTGAAAAGAGATGGTCGCTTCATGAATAACCTCGGCAAGTTCACCCTCTCTGATAATGCAGATTCAAAATGTCACACTGAACGTACTCAACTGGTTGACAACCTAGATGGAAAAAAGTTCAGGATATGTCTTCCACGAGGAAAAAGAGGGGCGGACTCGAAGGGACTGTTAGGAAGCAAAAGAGCTAAATTCATAGTTTCtgaagtaaagaaagaaaatctgCAGGCAAACCAAGCTGTATCACATGATTCACAACACAATGATGATAAGTCAGAGGCAAAACCAATCTCAGATGTAGTGCAACAGAGAGGCCGCAGTGTCAACAGCAGCATCAACATTGACCATGCAGAGATTTCTAGTCTCCTACGTCAGCAGTTTCCAGATCTGAAACAATGGATGGAGAGTCGATTCCCAGGTGATTCCTATCAGAAAGCATTGGATCTGAGGAAGGAAGACTTTGGAAAGATCCAGCAGTCATTTAGTGAAGTTCACAGAGTCAGGAAGCTGCTAGAGCTGGGCCAGTCAGTGTGCAAAGTTGTTGTTGAGGAGGTTTGTCAGGGCACAGGCTTTATCCTGTTTGATAACTTCATCCTGACTAATGCACACTTATTCAAAGACTGTGTTGTACAAGATGGAGATAAGTGGCAGGTAACTACAGATGTATACGCTGTATTTAACTATGAAAACCCATCTGGTAGAGATTCCTATTGGGTCAAAGTTAAGGAAACAATCATTGCCTGCAATTATCATGCGAGAGGACATGAACTGGATTATGCCATACTTGAGCTTGAccctgacacacagacagcagctccTCAGACAAAACAGAAGCCTGAGCTACCACCTGGACTCCTGAAGATATGTGGTCCAGTACCTGTGAATGGTGAAGCCTGCATTGTCGGTCACCCAGCAGGAGATCTGAAAAAACTGGATCCCACATGTATCattgagaaagagaagagagaggaggctgtAGACAAATATTTAGAGACCTCCAAAGACTCTCTGTTAACTTTCTGCTCAATCACTCAACTGATCAAAAATCAAGGCATTGAAAACATAATGCAGGGTGGAGCTAAGGTGGACCAAGTAGTGACCTACAACACCTTCATGTATCACGGCTCTTCTGGCTCCCCAGTGTTTGATGCTCATGGCCGAGTGTTTGGTTTGCACACTGCTGGCTGTGTCTATGGGTTTCTAAAGCATGAGCAGAGTGTGATAGAGTACGCTCATCCTCTGATCGCCATATTCAAGACATTTGTGATTCAGCTGAAGGAAAGCAAAAATGACAAGCTTTTGGAGAAAGTTAAGGAGGAGGTAAAGAACAACCTCTACCTGAAGAAACCTCTTAAAGAGGCCCTTGAGTCTGTCAGTGATGTTAAGCCAACAGACACTGTGGAGCAAATGGAGACTAGTTAG